Proteins encoded within one genomic window of Corynebacterium aurimucosum:
- a CDS encoding DUF5926 family protein, translating into MAKKKKKNEQLPEGMSRRQAKLAARAAERAALEKDPRPFGGLAAEASLVALQEFVPSATAKLSVKGFDKDVYVATVLPGATAALIRDEESGGEAFVGLQVQSHTHNPGRDLAFALNWVKNNAPGSTLESTAADGSQPELKELLEEDAELEINVYQDFAWWMPEGAQVPPQMAQALQRANDSVIESYQVGQEAEGFVGTAFWANAGGGKAHIRWVRPCDDENAFLNALARIAARGELNLGENTKFAGVFRTHGLIAPVFDLDPEVAHDSYESELSRVNKALEEEISNDANLDADERKQLQNIKSRQVTLR; encoded by the coding sequence ATGGCCAAGAAGAAAAAGAAGAACGAACAGCTGCCGGAGGGCATGTCCCGCCGCCAAGCTAAGCTCGCTGCCCGCGCCGCCGAGCGCGCTGCCCTGGAAAAGGACCCTCGCCCCTTTGGTGGGCTGGCCGCTGAGGCTAGCCTCGTCGCCCTGCAGGAATTTGTTCCTTCCGCAACGGCGAAGCTGTCCGTCAAGGGCTTCGACAAGGATGTCTACGTCGCCACCGTGCTGCCCGGTGCTACCGCGGCGCTCATCCGTGATGAGGAATCCGGTGGTGAGGCCTTCGTGGGCCTGCAGGTGCAGTCCCACACCCACAACCCGGGCCGCGACTTGGCTTTTGCTCTGAACTGGGTGAAGAACAACGCGCCGGGCTCCACCCTCGAGTCCACTGCTGCTGATGGTTCCCAGCCGGAGCTCAAGGAGCTGCTGGAGGAGGACGCCGAGCTGGAGATCAACGTCTACCAGGACTTCGCGTGGTGGATGCCGGAGGGCGCGCAGGTTCCTCCACAGATGGCGCAGGCTCTGCAGCGCGCCAATGATTCCGTCATCGAGTCCTACCAGGTGGGCCAGGAGGCCGAAGGCTTCGTCGGCACCGCTTTCTGGGCTAATGCCGGTGGCGGCAAGGCGCATATCCGATGGGTCCGCCCGTGCGATGACGAGAATGCTTTCCTCAATGCGCTTGCGCGCATTGCCGCTCGCGGTGAGCTCAACCTGGGCGAGAACACCAAGTTCGCCGGTGTCTTCCGCACGCATGGTCTCATCGCCCCGGTCTTTGACCTCGACCCTGAGGTTGCGCACGATTCTTACGAGTCCGAGCTGTCTCGTGTGAATAAGGCGCTGGAAGAGGAGATTTCCAACGACGCCAACCTCGATGCCGATGAGCGCAAGCAGCTGCAGAACATCAAGTCCCGTCAGGTGACGCTGCGCTAG
- a CDS encoding glycerophosphodiester phosphodiesterase family protein: protein MKIVAHRGYSGKYPELSPLAFEKALELPIHGIECDIRLSSDGKVVVHHDPTLDRTTNGSGRVSRMTWEELRRLKIGGGQRMLLLDELLDMLGDKKHHLYIETKHPSGQGDILEEQMVLRLRYAGLLDDPRIHMISFSHRAIRRMAALAPHVDRIYLRRDWERHFNRSDILLSQPTGLGMSLLRGKLQPDAIGAHGLPTYMWTIDKPADMKWAWANGVDILATNQPEVALHAIEL, encoded by the coding sequence GTGAAGATTGTCGCCCACAGGGGATACTCCGGGAAATATCCGGAGCTATCCCCTCTTGCCTTTGAGAAAGCGCTCGAGCTACCCATTCACGGTATCGAGTGCGATATCCGCCTGAGCAGCGACGGCAAGGTGGTGGTTCATCACGATCCCACACTGGACCGCACCACGAATGGCTCAGGCCGAGTGTCTCGGATGACCTGGGAGGAGCTGCGCCGCCTCAAGATTGGCGGCGGCCAGCGCATGCTGCTTCTCGACGAACTCCTCGACATGCTCGGGGATAAGAAGCACCACCTCTACATTGAGACCAAGCATCCCTCGGGGCAAGGCGACATCCTCGAAGAACAGATGGTGCTGCGGCTGCGCTACGCAGGGCTTCTCGACGACCCCCGGATCCACATGATTTCCTTTTCCCACCGGGCCATTCGTCGAATGGCAGCGCTTGCCCCGCACGTCGACCGCATCTACCTGCGCCGCGATTGGGAGCGCCATTTTAACCGCTCGGATATCCTGTTATCCCAGCCCACTGGCTTAGGCATGTCCCTGTTGCGCGGCAAGCTGCAGCCTGACGCGATCGGCGCGCACGGCTTGCCCACGTACATGTGGACCATCGATAAACCCGCGGACATGAAGTGGGCGTGGGCCAACGGGGTAGATATTCTCGCCACGAACCAGCCGGAAGTGGCCCTGCATGCCATTGAGCTGTAA